In Quercus robur chromosome 11, dhQueRobu3.1, whole genome shotgun sequence, the sequence aaaaaaaaaaaaaaaaaagccaattcATTAGAAGTTATAAGGGAATCCTTTTATTGCTCTCCTGCATTCAGTCATCCAACTTGTTTAATGAGTTATCTTAGCTAGCACATATTTGTATATCAGATATACCTCAAAAAAGATTTTCAGGACTCTCCATCACTTGACCAAACCAGCCTAGTGACATATCTGAGCAAATATTTCATTACGGGGAAGACCAGCAGCAGAGAAAAGCGGTCCTCTAGCAATGGAATTGATGACTTTAATTGTAGAAATCCCTGTCTGTATCATCTCCTCATGATAGGTTCTCTCACTAGGGCTGAAGAAAACATTCACAACATCCATTACtgtttttgaagaaaatgctaattactaattaaaaatcagaaaatatcACACAATGGAACCCTGCTTCAAAATAGAATGTAGTGTGAGGAAGACCAGCAGATTGTCCTTATATGCAAAAAAGATGTTCATAGCACAAAAATAATACATCGATAACAAAGAAAACTTTCGTTGCAATGATGCACGGCACACACCCCTCAATCAAGGTTTTAAGCCTTAGTAATGGAATTCAAAAAAGTACTTGCACCATCTATACAATAACATTCCCAAGCATGACTCATGCATTGAGAACTGAAGCTAGCTGCAGATTTAGCGTAATAACTTCTCACAACtctcaactaaaaaaaattgtctctaATACTTGGAAGCcatgtaaaatttgaaaatatattaaatatttctaaGTATTAGAACCACAAAGCTTTGTGCATCCTAACACtgaccttttaaaaaaaaaattacagtatATGATACAGCCTCAGTGCAAATTAAAGGCGTAAATATTTTACATTACCTCATGAAGAGCATCATCATAAGAACTCATATCTGTAAGTATGGCAAGAACACCATTGAGCTCTCACTTCTCACTTACCTTAATAAGTAAAccctatacatttcattttcttagatgcataaaaaaaagacatctattccataataatagtggctaattagttttttcaTATTCTCATTTATAACGTTTCTTACTATTATCATATTTTACTGGCTGTTGTTTTTCATAATAGAGGCATTAAATGAGAGTTAAATTCTTAGAACCTTTCATTAGATTTTAAAAGTCATGGTGTGTGAAGAATATAAgcatttaaggattttttttttatattttattatttataaataatgttaaatgaaatgtcaaaaaagaagattttgaaaattttcatctttatttcttatatatttctattattactgAAGAAcgttttccttttagttttgataataaatatgattttctagattagagtttgattagtttcaagtttaaattttgtatgattttatttaattgttgattatatgatttaattgaGTGAATTTaacgatttatttatttgcattgtAAAGTTTATAATAACATTCGTAAGGtcatctttaattaattttttactccttTAGCCGTCggtctctttgttttccaattaacagttatcaattaatttatttaattgatgtttgatttcttttactaatctctttctctccctctttgttAACATCCTATTGTTTTCCCAAGATGATAATTCTAATGTACTAAATATGCATAttgtaacatttatttttatttttattttactccatTTTGCTGCCATGAAGTTAGTACATCCATAAACCATaactattagtttattattttatgatatgtttggtttgatattattattattattattattattattattataaatttagtgtttctaaaatagtatgtgttttgtattctctttttctattaatgCATTGTAACGTTTTATGGGAatactttataagaaaattgtttattcttttttttttttttttttaaattgagtgtttctaaattgatatttgttttgtatttcatttttccattgatgCATTGTAACATTTCATGGGACGACtttataagaacaatttttatttattgaataaaatattatatgtttaattttttaaaaaaatgagacaaattatatataattatgatatggaggatgttgctaaatttaaatgttgaataaaataagatgagaataaaataataaaaatgaaatgtatagcaataaacaccatattattttagttatgctatgtaataaaataatattatatttttatatactatctttataatgcaataatataacatttaacaaccaatgagaataaaaaagataacaagataaaatataaaactaaatcgtatcaagCTAGATTACCTGTCAATTCCAATTTTAGCAAACTAACTGACTTCTAGTAGTCTAAAATTGATTTCTGCGATGCATTTGGTGGAGTTTTCAATACTACATCAGTATGTTTTGATGGTTAACCTGTtacactaaaattaaaaaaatatatatatgtataccaaaaattgaaggaaagtatatatatatatatatatatatagagagagagagagagagagagagagagagagagagagagagagagagagagagagaggcttttgtgtgtggaaaaatagaaattatgcatggaataagaggaagaatgacaattttatagcatgaggataagaataagaagagtcaaaaataaaggaagataaaaagatagaataatattaatattgagaTTAGTGAggatatgaaaagttgaaatggaatgagaaaggttgaagaaagctAAGGTAGAGAATAGTGGGAATATGAAAAGTtaatggaattgaaaatttaataataaataagaataattaaaaataagataaattaaatatgatattttgattgtaatataatagagtttttaattcactttaaatgctaaaaaattgtataaaaaattgaaaaaaaaattgataataacatGGCTGCTAACATGACTCAATGGaagcgtagcaacattaaatgctacgcttcagcttttagtaatatatagatttggATTCAACAAAACTAGAGTAAtgttatatttacaatatttttacaacaaatcttaaatggtAAGCTATTACTAGCTTTCAATTATACCCActactaacatcattttttttttaattcatcaaTAATAGTTTATCacctaagattttttttttttgaaattgtccTAGACATACATATCCCACAAAAATTATCTTGGTCCCCAAGCATAATCCTTTAAccctttaaataaaaaatcaagaatcaaatagcaataataaaaattagccTAAATAACAACAAGATTAAGCCAAACTGTTGGGTTACACGTGTCTCACATTgaataaagatgagaagaataagtagttaatataacataattgagcacatatccattgggcttaggccttttAGAGACAGAGAAAGCCTAAACGACCCACACACAAAGATcttggagaaaattttttttttcaacaaatgaATATTGCTAATGGTGCTAAATAATGGTGTGATGTGAGATTCCCATGGACATGGATGTGCGTGCAGGGTTGACACTTGGTTCCCAATGGGTTTAggtcttttgggttaaagtgtgtctctatatgttatattaattacttaagGAAGCTCCCCAATGTGTTTATCCccccaccaacaacaacaaatgaacaaattaaaaaataataataacccaAATTATCATaatgaaaattaacataaataacAGTAAAAATAACTCAAGCAACAACAAGATTAGGCAATTCATAACTCGTTCAACCTAttacataaaattaatatttgagttcatttttcctaaaaaaaaacgATATCAAGAAAGATACTATGATCATGAGTTCTCCTTGGCAGCTCAGCTCGCACTTGCAATGGCTATCATatgtaactctctctctctctctctctctctttctctctccatttttctcttctctggCATCATTTCTCTTTTACTTTATTACTCTCATATTGGCATTATTAGTTCTCACTTTAACTCTCATTAGTCACTTTTTGCCTTttcatatttttagtaaaaggaaattgtaaaacttcttttatttgcgattttttttcctttttggtaatgccaatatatttaagtttttttttattatcagatctTGTATCatttaagtttcttttttaCCATCCTAAAAAGAATTCCTAAAGCCATCACTGCTCCCCATGATAGGTTTTTCTCATTAGGGCTGAAGAAAACGTTCTTGAcatcaaatattattttcaaagAAAGTATTCATGgtccaaagaaattaaaattaaaattaaaacaaattaattaattaattaaagaagACGACAGGTTTAAGAAGCTCAAGTACCTATCACTCGTCTCCAAGGTCTGCTATGAACTCAAAGCGCATTTAAGGTTTGCAGACAAAGTTCTCGTCAAAGCTATCGATTCAAGAACAGAGGCTGAGCTTGCCAATCTACAAATTAAAGAAGGAACTCATTCAGGCTGTGCATGACAATCAGGTCCTAGTTGTAGTTAGTGAGACTGGTTCGGGTAAGACAACTCAGGTAACTCAATATCTAGCAGAAGCTGGATATACAACAAAGGGTAAAATTGGGTGTACACAGCCTCTTAGGGTGGCTGCAACGTCTGTGGCTAAGAGGGTTGCTGAAGAGTTTGGTTGTCGTTTGGGTGAGGAAGTTGGATATGCTATTAGATTTGAAGATTGTACTAGTCCAGATACTGTCATCAAGTACATGACTGATGGTATGCTTCTTAGGGAAATTTTGATCGATGGTAACCTTTCCCCGTACTCTATTATTATGCTCGATGAAGCACATGAGAGGACTATACACAGATGTTCTCTTTGGATTACTCAAGCAACTAGTGAAACGAAGACTTGACCTTCACCTGATTGTCACTTCTGCAACACTGGATGCAGAGAAGTTTTCAGGGTATTTCtttaattgtaatatatttacaaTTCCTGGTAGAGCTTTTCTAGTAGAGATACTCTTACTCCAAACAGCCGGAAAGTGATTACCTTGTTGCATCCCCACTTACTGCATGTGCTACACATCCACTTGACAGAACTTGAAGGAGACATCCTTCTCTTCTTGACTGGTCAGGAGGAGATTGATTTTGCATGCAGTCTCTTCATGAAAGGATGAAAGGGCTAGGTAAAAATGTTCCGGAATTGATTATTCTACCGGTTTATAGTGCACTTCCAAGTGAAATGGAGTCAAGGATATTTGAACCTGCACCTCCAGGGAAGAGGAAAGTGGTAGTTGCTACCAATATCGCTGAGGCATCTTTGACGATTGATGGAGTATATTACGTTATTGATCCTGGTTTTGCGAAGCAGAATGTGTATAACCCGAAGGAAGGGCTTGATTCACTTGTCATAACTCCTATTTCACAAGCTTCATCCAAGCAGCGAGCTGGGCGTATGGGGCCTGGGAAATGTTATCGCCTCTACACTGAGAGTGCATACTGCAATGGGATGCCCCCTACTTCAATTCCTGAAATACAGAGGATAAATCTTGGGTTAACTACGCTAATCATGAAAGCTATGGAGATAAATGATCTTCTGTCTTTTGATTTCATGGATCCGCCTTCACCCCAAGCTCTCATTTCTGCCATGGAACAGTCGTACAATCTAGGATCTCTTGATGAGGAAGGGCTTCTAACCAAATTGGGCTGGAAAATGGCTGAATTTCCTCTTGAACCACCATTCTGCTTGCCAGTGTGGACCTCGGATGCAGTGATGAGATTTTGACCATCATTGCAATGATTCAAACAGGGAATATCTTCTACAGGACTAGAGAGAAACAAGCACAAGCTGATCAGAAGAAGGCCAAGTTTTTCCATCCAGAGGGAGACCATCTAACATTGCTTGTGATTTATAAGGCTTGGAAAAGTAATAACTTTTCTGGGCCCTGgtgttttgagaaattttttcgATACAGATCATTGACAGGATGTGAGAAAACAGCTACTCACCATCATGGTCAAATATAAATTGAACGTAGTGATAGCAGGTTCTTTTTCCATGCATCTAGAAAGGACCCACAAGAGGGCTATAGGACCCTAGTAGAGAACCAACAATTCTATATACATCCAGGCAGTACTCTTTTCTAGAGGCAACCTGACTGGGTCATCTACCATGAGCTGGTGATGACTACAAAGGAGTACATGCGAGAGGTCACAGTTACAGATCCTAAATGGCTCGTGGAACTGGTGCTAGATTTTTCAAGGTGGCAGAAAGACAAGAAAGGATTGAGCCACTTCATGACAAACATTACGAGCCGAATTCTTTATTCTAGGTGTTTGAGTAAACGCCGGGCTTGAGATATTTCAATGTCATTCAATTTGATTATGGGTATTGCTGTAAATCGGAATGGTGCTATTTGCATAGTTGTCCTCATTATTTGATGTGATACATTCAGCGGGagataaaaaacaatttcaaatctTAAACTATTCTTTTTTAAGACTCTTTTGGACTGGGTTGTAGTGTTAAatttttgctcttttgtttCAGCTCATGGTTTAATGGATTCTTGTACTTTATGCACTTGATTTTATTGTAAAAGGGAGCTGCAAGTTCTATTCAGATTATTGTTACAGTACatgaattttattgtattattgtTACACTACATGAACTTCATTGTCAAAGGGAGCCGCTAGTTCTATTCAGATTTTAACTTCATTAGTTCTACAAAATAATGTTGTGCATGCATCTAAAGTCCGCCTAACATAAAAATCAGGAAATAAAAAAGCCAATTCATTAGAAGTTATAGGGGAATCCTTTTATTGCTCTCCTGCATTCAGTCATCCAACTTGTTTAATGAGTTATCTTAGCTAGCACATATTTGTATGGCAGATAAACCTCAAAAAGATTTTCAGGACTCTCCATCGCTTGACCAAACCAGCCTAGTAAAATATCTGAGCAAATATTTCATTATGGGGAAGACCAGCCGCAAAGAAAAGCGTTCCTCTACCAATGGAATTGATGACATCAATTGTAGAAATCCCTGTCTGTATCATCTCCTCATTATAGGTTCTCTTACTAGGGTTGAAGAAAACGTTCACAacatctattattatttttgaagaaaatgctaattactaattaaaaatcagaaaatatcACACAATGGAACCCCGCTTCAAAATAGAATGTAGTGTGAGGAACAGGGCTGGCTCAAGGTATTGTGAAGCCTAAGGCAACTACTTTAATTCAGTTTTATTCTTATACTTTGAATATtaatagaatatttatttaatttttggtttttttttcttccatttaaaatctatttttttagaaaaaaaaattacaaattaaaatgaaCCTAtcacattacttttttttttttgactgaaataGTAGAATATCGCATTACTCAATGACTATACATCTAAAATAAACACTATTTATTGAATGAAgtaaccaaatactaaaaaattatgattgaaaattttaataaagttatatatttgatatctctaaataaaatttgagtataaatttatttactagtgTAAAATTGATGTGTTCTTTTAACATTTATGTGTGAGAGATTAAATGATTAACCCAtccaatgaaatttttttttctttaactgatttttctttgattaaaaagcaactactttttatttattgatgaaTATTTAGGGCTTAATTAATACTTCTATTGGTACAAAACATCTCTATTGGTAAAAATTAAGGACATTTTTTcattgggggccttaggcggttgcGTATTTGGCTCACCCATTGAGCCAACACTGGTGAGGAAGGCCAGCAGATTGTCCTTATATGCAAAAAAGATGTTCATAGCACAAAAATAATACAGCGATAACAAAGAAAACTTTCGCTGCAATGATGCATGGCGCACACCCCTCAATCAAGGCTTTAAGCCTTAATAATGGAATTCAAAAAAGTACCTGCACCATCTATACAATAACATTCCCAAGCATGACTCATGCATTGAGAACTGAAGCTAGCTGCAGATTTAGCGTAATAGCTTCTCACAACtctcaactaaaaaaaattgtctctaATACTTGGAAGCCATGTAATATTTgcaaatatattaaatatttctaaGTATTAGAACCACAAAGCTTTGTGCATCCTGACACtgacctttttttaaaaaaaaaaattacagtatATGATACATCCTCAGTGCAAATTAAAGGCGTAAATATTTTACATTACCTCATGAGTAGCATCATCATAAGAACTCATATCTGTAAGTATGGCAAGAACATGCTTCCCGATTCAAAAGCCAAATATTCAGCAGTAGTAAGAGCTATACGAGGAGTGATAATACATTCAATTGTAGGGTCATTTGCCTGTAAAAGAGCACATCAGAAGACACATTTTATGAATGCAATTCAGATACTGTATTACTGAACTTACAACAGTAATAGGTATATCACAATATGGTCCATATGCAGATTTCAATTTATACCAGGTCCAGAAAGAACGTCACACTCTTCATAAAGCCATTTTCCTCAATATCACGTGTGAAAAACTGTGCAGTCTGCATATTTACAACCATAGCTACAAATACAATGGCAAAATTGTCCTCTTCTGCATTCTGTAAATTAATAAAGTAGATCAGCATAATCACTTAAAAGTTAGGGGGGAAGAAGACAACAACTAGAAGATAAGAGACAATAACAAAAGTGGTGATGTAAGAAATAATTAACTCAGTTAATTCTAAGGAAAAGGAAACAACTGGATCAGGAAGTAAAAGAAATTGAGATTCCTATTTACTAGGAAGGTATATAATTCTAGCACTACATGAATTTCATTGTCAAAGGGAGCTGCTAGTTCTATTCAGATATTAACTCCATTAGTTCAACAAAACAATGTTGTGCATGCATCTAAGTATGCCTAACATAAAAATCAGGAAAAAAGGCCAATTCATTAGAAGTTATAGGGGAATCCTTTCATTGCTATCCTGCATTCAGTCATCCAACTTGTTTAATACTCAGTTATCTTAGCTAACACATATTTGTATGGAAGACATACCTCAAAAAGATTTTCAGGACTCCAATCGCTTGACCAAACCAGGCTGGCTACATATCTGAGCAGATATTTCATTATGGGGAAGACCAGCTGCAGCGAAAAGCGGAGTCTTTTGTACTCTATCAATGGAATTGATGACAACAATTGTAGAAATCCCTGTCTGTATCATCTCCTCATAATAGGTTCTGTCACTAGGGTTGACGAAAACGTTCATGACATCCATTattgtttttgaagaaaatgtTCATGgtccaaagaaataaaaagagtgGGATTGAATTGCATAACTCATTGAAATAATCTATCATGGAGGTCCTGTTGCTTTTAGcctaacacaaaaacaaaagtttctAATTCCATATGCAACTTCTAGCTAACTGCACATACATCAGCTTGGTCTTGAGTTTTTTAGTGTCCTCCCTAATTAAGTCATTTCACCTGATAGATAATTCCAGATTCAGAACTTCCTTTTATATTGGTAAGATAGATGCGAACTTATTGGGCTTAACTCAAACTTGCAATCTCACCTGCAATTTAAGCTCAAGCTCATCAGCAACTCTATATTCAAACAAGATCGAAGAATGGTTGAGATGAAACTTAAAGATGATAGTGATAAAACTTAAAGCCAAAGCTCCAAGTTTCCAGACACTAGTGAACTACTACATTAACAAGGTAAAAACTGGAAACAAATAAGAGCCTTCAGTAGATTTATCctcaaaagcaaacaaaagctGCTCCACCTTTGACAccataagaaaaaaaacttttacaaacGCAGATAACCATATGCCATGGGCTTGGGAAGCTAAATTTTTTCCACTAAGACACTCAgattttttaaaacaactaaAGGAATAAACAttgaaaatctaaacaaaaaagCCCCCTCTACCACCATCCACAACCCAGAGAGCAAAGTTGAGTCCCCATAATCTATTGCTTCTTGCCAATTAAGAAAGAGACTTTAAGAAGGTTGCCTCCACAAAGCTATTGGACCTGCTAACGAGTTGGTGCTGGTCCAAGTCGAGAACTGGGACCGAGTTTCCAAAGTGGCCTCCACCTGCTCAATAAAATGCTCGTGAGAACGACATTTAAGAAACGACATCGTTCAGAGCAACCAATTCCGGAATGCTCCGACCCGTAAGACCGCTATACCCGCAAAACGGTATGTATATATTAAGCTTACAAAGCTCTTGAGGCTATGCTACTgccttttatgtttttgatatGCTATTGCTATTggtattcattttctttttattatgtttaatttgactcaattgaattaataaaagacttcgttttatttattatcaagCCGTACTCACCAATCTAgaagaaaatattcattttgtaaattaatattagGTTAAAATGCATAATtcactttttaaatttcattagaatttatttcagtcttataattttgtttttgtttattttagtctCTATATTTCAAGTTAATTTAGTTAAGGTCTCTTTGTCAATTACagttaaaaaatttgaaaaatattttttaatcattaattcaGCTAGGATCCTTCCTACCACCTATAGCAAGAACGTCAAAAGAAAGCTAAATCACAATTTAATCCACTTGTTGGCCATTTTAATTAGCTCCTTATGACATTTCTTGACAATTTAATCCATTATACCTGCTTCATTAGAAGAACAACACAGTTTCACTAAGTTACCACTAACATTGTCAGCAATAATCTcctattaataaaaaatggtaacccaaaaacgaaaacaaaaattacaagatcTAAAAGCCTTCACTAAAAGAATTACCCATCACTTTGACTAACCAAAGAGCTTTCAATATGAGGGACTTTCAAAATGACCATGATCTTTGTTGATATATAAAGAGAGATCCACAATCTAGGAAATAAAAGCAATTGAATAAACAAATTGCAGATCACGCAATGCTGATTAACAAGGAGAAAGGGAGATATGAGCTAAGTTTCCTCCATCAATTTTTGCATCGCTGATTATAGAAGTGATCAAGTGTCTTTGCAAACATACAATGGAGAAGCTCATGTGGGAAAATGCGAAGGAGTGTCCATGCCAAATCTAGCAACTAAATGATATTGCGGGTGTCATAAGCTGGGTCACAAACTTCATAATAAGTTTACCCTACTTGTTCTGCCATACTGCGATGAAGTAAACTTACTCTAACAGAGCCTTTTGCTATGGAGGTTCATGCTTACAATTTTGCCACAGCTAACTTATAATAAAGAGACATAAATTATTActctttttca encodes:
- the LOC126705217 gene encoding V-type proton ATPase subunit B 2-like, encoding MDVMNVFVNPSDRTYYEEMIQTGISTIVVINSIDRVQKTPLFAAAGLPHNEISAQICSQPGLNAEEDNFAIVFVAMVVNMQTAQFFTRDIEENGFMKSVTFFLDLANDPTIECIITPRIALTTAEYLAFESGSMFLPYLQI